From a region of the uncultured Jannaschia sp. genome:
- the rnr gene encoding ribonuclease R — MSTLPDKAAILQWIADNPALTSKRDIAKAFGVKGAARIDLKRILREMEDEGHLSKRKRSYDDPNRLPPVSVLKVAGQDRDGDLFLAPADWKGDAPEPRILYVPKDGDPALGAADRLLVRLTEVAGEDHQFEGRLIRRIGTGPRRVVGVFRAGPEGGRILPVDKGNDREWLVGPHDVEGARDGELVEAEQVGGRTRMGLPKARIVTRLGDPGAAKAVSLIAIHQHGLRDDFPDEAVAEAEAAEAPVLGDRTDLRDLPLITIDPSDARDHDDACYAHADDDPQNEGGHVIWVAIADVAAYVTPGSALDREARERGNSTYFPDRVVPMLPDALSGDLCSLHEGVERACIAVRMVIDAAGRKRSQRFHRGLMRSPASLHYEEVQAAIDGAPNDRTAPFLGDVLTPLYAAYGALKTARSERQPLDLDLPERKIILSDAGEVESVAFRDRLDAHRLIEEFMILANVAAAEELERLRTPLLYRVHEEPEADRIESLRETAKASGFDLPKGQVLRTATLNRLLHAAEGTELSELISMSTLRAMTQAYYGVQNMGHFGLALRSYAHFTSPIRRYADLIVHRALITAHGWGEDGLSAWDIENLDATAKLISEAERRSMVAERDTNDRYLAAFMADKIGAEFAGRISGVQAFGVFVRLDETGADGLIPVRSLGSEYFRYDKDDQVLTGSESGTEIGLGQRVTVRLAEAVPVTGGLVLELLAIEGERMKTKGRGGRSAPKGGKRKFKKAPKRRR, encoded by the coding sequence ATGAGCACCCTCCCCGACAAGGCGGCCATTCTGCAATGGATCGCCGACAACCCCGCCCTCACCTCCAAGCGCGACATCGCCAAGGCCTTCGGCGTGAAGGGTGCGGCGCGCATCGACCTCAAGCGCATCCTGCGCGAGATGGAGGACGAGGGGCACCTATCGAAGCGCAAGCGGAGCTACGACGATCCGAACCGCCTGCCGCCGGTCAGCGTGCTGAAGGTCGCAGGCCAGGATCGCGACGGCGACCTGTTCCTCGCGCCCGCCGACTGGAAGGGCGACGCGCCCGAGCCGCGGATCCTCTACGTACCGAAGGATGGCGACCCGGCGCTCGGGGCGGCCGACCGCCTGCTGGTCCGGCTGACCGAGGTCGCGGGCGAGGATCATCAATTCGAGGGCCGGCTGATCCGCCGGATCGGCACCGGGCCGCGCCGCGTCGTCGGCGTGTTCCGCGCCGGGCCCGAGGGCGGGCGCATCCTGCCCGTCGACAAGGGCAACGACCGCGAATGGCTCGTCGGCCCGCATGATGTCGAGGGCGCGCGCGACGGCGAGCTGGTCGAGGCCGAGCAGGTCGGTGGCCGGACGCGAATGGGCCTGCCGAAGGCGCGCATCGTCACCCGGCTCGGCGATCCGGGGGCCGCCAAGGCCGTCAGCCTGATCGCGATCCATCAACACGGGCTCCGCGACGACTTCCCCGACGAGGCCGTGGCCGAGGCCGAGGCTGCCGAGGCGCCCGTGCTGGGCGACCGGACGGACCTTCGCGACCTTCCGCTCATCACCATCGATCCGTCCGACGCGCGCGACCACGACGACGCCTGCTACGCACATGCCGATGACGATCCGCAGAACGAGGGCGGCCATGTCATCTGGGTGGCCATCGCGGATGTCGCGGCCTATGTGACGCCCGGTTCGGCCCTCGACCGCGAGGCGCGGGAGCGTGGCAATTCGACCTACTTCCCCGACCGCGTGGTGCCGATGCTGCCGGATGCGCTGTCGGGCGATCTCTGCTCGCTGCACGAAGGGGTCGAGCGGGCCTGTATCGCGGTTCGCATGGTGATCGATGCCGCGGGCCGGAAGCGGTCGCAGCGGTTCCATCGGGGCCTGATGCGGTCGCCCGCGAGCCTGCATTACGAAGAGGTGCAGGCCGCCATCGACGGTGCGCCGAACGACCGAACCGCGCCCTTTCTGGGCGACGTTCTGACACCGCTCTACGCGGCCTACGGCGCGTTGAAGACCGCGCGGAGCGAACGCCAGCCCCTCGATCTCGACCTGCCGGAGCGCAAGATCATTCTCAGCGACGCGGGCGAGGTCGAGAGCGTCGCCTTCCGCGACCGGCTCGACGCGCATCGCCTGATCGAGGAGTTCATGATCCTCGCCAACGTCGCCGCCGCCGAGGAGCTGGAGCGGCTGAGGACGCCGCTTCTCTACCGCGTCCACGAAGAGCCCGAGGCCGACCGCATCGAGAGCCTGCGCGAGACGGCCAAGGCCAGCGGATTCGACTTGCCGAAGGGGCAGGTGCTGCGGACCGCCACGCTCAACCGGCTGCTGCACGCGGCCGAGGGGACGGAGCTGTCGGAGCTGATCTCGATGTCGACGCTGCGCGCGATGACGCAGGCCTATTACGGCGTGCAGAACATGGGGCATTTCGGCTTGGCGCTGCGGTCCTACGCGCATTTCACCTCGCCGATCCGGCGCTATGCCGACCTGATCGTGCACCGCGCGCTGATCACGGCCCATGGTTGGGGCGAGGACGGGCTGTCGGCCTGGGACATCGAGAACCTTGACGCGACGGCCAAGCTGATCTCCGAGGCCGAGCGCCGCTCGATGGTGGCCGAGCGGGACACCAATGACCGCTATCTCGCGGCCTTCATGGCCGACAAGATCGGCGCCGAATTCGCGGGCCGCATCTCGGGCGTGCAAGCCTTCGGCGTGTTCGTGCGACTGGACGAGACGGGGGCGGACGGGTTGATCCCGGTGCGCTCGCTCGGGTCGGAATATTTCCGTTACGACAAGGACGACCAGGTGCTGACGGGCTCCGAGAGCGGGACCGAGATCGGGCTGGGCCAGCGCGTGACCGTGCGGCTGGCCGAGGCGGTGCCGGTGACGGGCGGGCTCGTACTGGAACTTCTGGCGATCGAAGGCGAGCGCATGAAGACGAAGGGCCGCGGCGGGCGATCCGCGCCGAAGGGCGGCAAACGCAAGTTCAAGAAGGCGCCGAAGCGGCGACGCTAG
- the pheS gene encoding phenylalanine--tRNA ligase subunit alpha, whose translation MDDLRDKYLGQIRDASDEDALEQVRLAAVGKKGEVALKMRELGRMTPEERQEAGPRLNALKDEINSAIAARKAGLEDAALDERLRSEWLDVTLPTRARRQGTIHPVSQVTEEVTAIFADMGFAVAEGPQIETDWYVFDALNIPGHHPARAEMDTFYMAESAGTDDAGNPFVLRTHTSPVQIRSMEKTGAPTRMICPGRVYRADYDQTHTPMFHQVEGMAIDRDISMANLKWCLEEFCRAFFELDGIELRFRASHFPFTEPSAEVDIRCSWEGGTLKLGEGDDWLEILGSGMMHPKVLQAGGIDPEEWQGFAFGMGIDRIAMLKYGIPDLRAFFDSDLRWLKHYGFGALQAPTRHAG comes from the coding sequence ATGGACGATCTGCGCGACAAGTATCTGGGCCAAATCCGCGACGCCTCCGACGAGGATGCGCTCGAACAGGTGCGGCTCGCCGCCGTCGGCAAGAAGGGCGAGGTCGCGCTGAAGATGCGCGAGCTGGGGCGCATGACCCCCGAGGAGCGGCAAGAGGCCGGCCCCCGGCTCAACGCCCTGAAGGACGAGATCAACTCCGCCATCGCCGCCCGGAAGGCGGGGCTGGAGGATGCGGCGCTGGACGAACGGCTGCGCTCCGAATGGCTAGACGTCACGCTGCCGACGCGCGCCCGCCGTCAGGGCACGATCCATCCGGTCAGCCAAGTCACCGAGGAGGTGACGGCCATCTTCGCCGATATGGGCTTCGCCGTGGCCGAGGGCCCCCAGATCGAGACTGACTGGTACGTCTTCGACGCGCTCAACATCCCCGGCCACCACCCCGCGCGCGCCGAGATGGACACGTTCTACATGGCCGAGAGCGCGGGGACCGACGACGCGGGCAACCCCTTCGTCCTGCGGACCCACACCTCGCCCGTCCAGATCCGATCGATGGAGAAGACCGGCGCGCCGACGCGCATGATCTGCCCCGGCCGCGTCTACCGCGCCGATTACGACCAGACGCACACCCCGATGTTCCACCAGGTCGAGGGCATGGCGATCGATCGCGACATCTCGATGGCGAACCTCAAATGGTGCCTCGAGGAGTTCTGCCGCGCCTTCTTCGAGCTCGACGGCATCGAGCTGCGCTTCCGCGCCTCGCATTTCCCCTTCACCGAGCCCTCGGCAGAGGTCGATATCCGCTGCTCCTGGGAGGGCGGGACGCTCAAGCTGGGCGAGGGCGACGACTGGCTCGAGATCCTCGGCTCCGGCATGATGCATCCCAAGGTGCTTCAGGCGGGCGGCATCGATCCCGAGGAATGGCAGGGCTTCGCCTTCGGCATGGGCATCGACCGGATCGCGATGCTGAAATACGGCATCCCCGACCTCCGCGCCTTCTTCGACAGCGACCTGCGCTGGCTGAAGCATTACGGCTTCGGCGCGCTTCAGGCGCCGACCCGGCACGCGGGGTGA
- a CDS encoding lytic murein transglycosylase, giving the protein MRYLFCALLLALPAQADDLPAYLDEFRPRAEAAGIAPATLDAVLPELDWLADTVRLDRNQSEFTRTIWEYLDLAVSDGRVRNGRAALAANAAALEAIEARFGVEKEIVAAIWGLESSFGAFMGDTSTLDAVATLAADGRRRDFFEAQLLAALTILEAGDVTAAAMRGSWAGAMGHTQFMPSSFLDHAVDFDGDGRRDVWGTDPVDALASTAAYLAFHGWETGQPWGMEVMLPEGFDYSEASSLVTKTPSEWTALGVQPVAGGTLPGETPISIRVPAGRAGAAFATWPNFMVLERYNTADAYVIGVGHLADRLAGGDPIQSGWPRGDRALGFDERVEMQRLLAAAGFDPQKFDGLVGPLTLDAIRRWQASEGLVPDGYMPPRMLERLRGG; this is encoded by the coding sequence ATGAGATACCTCTTCTGCGCCCTCCTCCTTGCCCTGCCCGCCCAAGCCGATGACCTTCCGGCCTATCTCGACGAGTTCCGACCCCGTGCCGAAGCGGCGGGGATTGCCCCCGCGACGCTCGACGCTGTCCTGCCCGAGCTGGACTGGCTGGCAGACACGGTGCGGCTCGACCGCAACCAGTCGGAATTCACCCGCACGATCTGGGAGTATCTCGACCTCGCCGTCAGCGACGGGCGCGTGCGGAACGGGCGCGCGGCGCTGGCCGCGAACGCGGCGGCGCTGGAGGCCATCGAGGCGCGGTTCGGCGTCGAGAAGGAGATCGTCGCCGCGATCTGGGGGCTGGAATCGAGCTTCGGCGCCTTCATGGGCGACACCTCGACCCTGGACGCGGTCGCAACGCTGGCCGCAGACGGGCGGCGGCGCGACTTCTTCGAGGCGCAGCTTCTGGCCGCGCTGACCATCCTCGAGGCCGGGGACGTAACAGCAGCCGCGATGCGCGGGTCATGGGCGGGCGCGATGGGACACACGCAGTTCATGCCGAGCTCGTTTCTGGACCACGCAGTGGATTTCGACGGCGACGGGCGGCGTGACGTCTGGGGCACCGATCCGGTGGACGCGCTGGCCTCGACCGCGGCCTATCTCGCCTTTCACGGCTGGGAGACGGGGCAGCCCTGGGGCATGGAGGTGATGCTGCCCGAGGGGTTCGACTATTCCGAGGCGTCCTCGCTGGTCACGAAGACCCCCTCCGAATGGACGGCGCTGGGCGTGCAGCCCGTCGCGGGCGGCACGCTTCCAGGAGAGACGCCGATCTCGATCCGGGTGCCCGCGGGCCGGGCGGGCGCGGCCTTCGCGACCTGGCCGAACTTCATGGTGCTCGAGCGCTACAACACCGCCGACGCCTACGTCATCGGGGTCGGGCATCTGGCGGACCGGCTGGCGGGCGGCGACCCGATCCAAAGCGGCTGGCCTCGCGGCGACCGCGCCCTCGGGTTCGACGAGCGGGTCGAGATGCAGCGCCTGCTGGCCGCGGCGGGGTTCGACCCGCAGAAGTTCGACGGGCTGGTCGGGCCGCTGACGCTCGACGCGATCCGGCGCTGGCAGGCGAGCGAGGGGCTGGTTCCCGACGGCTACATGCCACCGCGGATGCTGGAGCGGCTGAGGGGCGGCTGA